The following DNA comes from Candidatus Margulisiibacteriota bacterium.
TGCTTGCTGCGCCACATTAGTATTAGCTGCTCTAGCTGCGTCTAATGTTAATGTTAAACCAGTCCAACCTGACTGAACTGAAGTAAAACTAGACAATCCGCTTGCATTTGTTGCCCTTCCAACTAATGAAACTACATTTGTTCCGTACTTTAATTCACCTACAATGTTTGAACCAATAACTGCCGTTGTAGTAGCATTTGCTACACCTAATCCTAAAGCAGCAACGAGTGATGCTGCTACGGCAGCTGTTCCTTCAGTTGTTATTGTAAAACCATAATCACCAGCAGCTGTAGTTAATTTTAAATATCCACCAAGCCCAACCAAAGAAGCAGTTATTCCCGTTGTGGCTTGCGCAACATTAATAGCAGACGCAAGGTCAACCATGGTCATGTTTGTGCTGGATGCTATTGCAATAGCTATAGAAGCGCCTGATAAGTTTGCAAGGGTAAGTGTTGCAAGACCTGAAATAAATAAACCAGCAGGTGCTACACTAACTGTTGACGAAGCAAGAGCTGCAGTTGCTGCTGATGTTACAATAACGCTTACATCTCCTGACTTATCGTTACCCAACAATGCCGTTACCCCAGCTAAAGTTAACTCCCTATCATTAGCTATTGCAACAGTAATACCCTCACTCCCAGATGCTAGAGTTCCAGTTTTACCTGTAATGGTTGCATTTGTTGCACTACCATTAAGCAATAATTTGCCAGCAAATTTGGTCGTTGTTGCTATTCTTTGAATAGACTCAACCGCTTTATTAACTGCTGTTTGGTCTGCTGCAATAGAACTTGCATCATTTGCCGAGGTATTTGCGGCATGCACAGCCAAGCCTCTAATACTATTTAACATAGTATTCATTTCTGTTAACGCACCTTCAGCTGTTTGAACCATTGATACTGCATCATTTGCGTTACTAATAGCTTGATTCAAGCCTGTAATCTGCGACCTTAATTTTTCTGAAATCAATAGACCAGCAGGATCGTCTGCCCCTCTATTGATTCTATAGCCTGAGGATAATTTTTCTAACGAAGAGGACATTCCTGCTTCTGATATTCCTAAATTTCTCCAAGCATTTAAGGCTGCTATATTATTATTAATTTTCATTTAAAACTCCTTCCTTTTTTATAAATTTAAAATCCATTTTAAAATTTCAAACCACTTGGTTTGAGCATGTTCAAAAAAACACCACCCCCTAAAAGATTTACATTGTTTATTAAGTTTAGGAATTGTCCCCGACATGCGGACCAACTTTTCCTTTTCTCTAAACTACCCTACAATAATATTTTTAGCACAACAAAATTAAACGTCAATAAGACAACAAAACTAAGCTCGCCACTCCCACTGAACACTAGAAGAATCACCATAAGTATCAGAAATATGACTTGTGATACTATCCTGCATCATACTTAAAACTGATTGAAGGATTGCTTTTTCAGACGAAGGAACAAAATTAAAACTATTTCCCGAATCTAAGTAACTTTCAACATCCTCAATAACCGTCTGCATAAATTCAAAAACATCTTGGTTCTCTGCAGAATCTCCTTTGGAAATTAAATAGGCCTGCTTAAGTTCATTTAAAAAGACAGAAACTGTTTGAGCCTGTTCTGTATAAACAACGTCCGCCAGAGTTTCCGTCTCAACACTTTGAAAGCTGAGGTTATAAGTATCAATCCCGATAATCTTGCTCATCTTACCGCCAGAAAGCTCTTTAGCAGAAGCTCCACTAACTGAAAATCCTAAACTTTCCAAATAAGAACCAGTCGACGACTTTTCCTCTAGATTTCTTCCAAACATTATTCCGTCTACATTATTCTGCAAAAAAGTAAGATATTTACCCCCTGCAACTTTCTGAAGTAGTTCCATTACGTCTTTTGGTTGCTCATTAATTTTCAGCAACATAGAGGACTTTTCTCCCTTTAACTCTAAACGATTCAGCTTATTATTAAAATCTTGAATATTGGCAAAAGAAGAACCTTTTGCTGACAAAAATGACTCCTGCAAAGACTTCACTTCACCTTTGACAGAGGAGAATCTATAGTTGCTAGAATAATGATCTAGGCCTGTTGACTGCAGTTGCATTAAGCTACTCCTTTGATAAAACCTTTAATGTCAAATTTTAATGGTGTTTTAGCTGCTCGGGTATTCTCAGCTTGGATTTCCTCATAAACCTCTTGTCTATGAACTGAAATGGATTTGGGTGCCTGAATACCTATTTTCACACCACTCTCACTTATTTCTAAAATTTTAACTGTGATATTATCTTGAATGATTATTTCTTGGTTTAATTTTCTGGTAAGTACTAACATTAGGCGCTTGCAACCTCCTTTTTTTTCATACTCGTCAAAAGGTCAGCATACACAAAATGTCTTACAGTGTAATCATTGTTACTTAAAATAACTTGTTTTGCCTGTTTCGTCTTACTATTAACAACAATAGGAGCAAGTAAGTTAATAGTCATTTCTTCCACATTAGGAGGAACAGACACTATAGACAAAACATTTACTTCTTCCTTTGAACGTATACCAAGTTCCGTCATTTCCTTTGCAGAAATCTCAAATTGGTAATCTCCGTAAAATTCAAAAGGGTTCCCAACCACAAAGGCTAAGCTTTCATCTTCTGCGGACTGGAGCCAGCCAAGAAGTCCATTGTCGACTAAAATCCACGACTTATAACCTTCAAACCCAAGTGGTCCTTTAGGAAACACGATAACATCTTCATCCTTCGCCTCTAGTTCTCCAAATCTTAATGTTTTAACTTTCATTATCTTTGCCTCCTGTTTATTTCTTCTATAAATAATCCAATAACGTTCTTCCCATTATCTTAGCTCCAACATTCAAAGCAGATTGATACGCAATCATCTGCTGATTATACTCCATCATTAATTCTGCCAAATCTACATCTTCTATTGAAGACGTCAAAGTTTTCTGTTGTATTTGTTGGTCTATTAAAAAACTCTCACGTTCCTCCATTCTTTTGGTATATATACCAACTAAAGCATGGGCTTTAATAACATTATCTCTGCCTATCGCTAAATCTTCAATCTCTTGAGCTATATCTTCGTTCCCACTCTGAATTTTATTCTTAATACTTAAAATTGTGGAGAGAACTCCTCCCTTTGGCACATTTTGTATACCAACAAAATCACCACCAGAATTAAGTAACCCAAACTTTTCAAAAACTCCTCCTGGCATTTTATCCTCCAAATTTATCTCGCCGTCTGATCCCAAATACTGAGAAACCATTTTTAACCTATAACCATCTGCTGTCTGCTCAACCCTAGCATTAACCTCTGCGCCTGACTGATTAATTGAATCAACCACATTTTGTAAAGTCATTCCCTTTGTTGAATCATACCCAATAGTAATATCGGTAGTATTTCCTCCAACTGTAATACTAATCGTATCACTAGTTGGTGCAGCATATAAAGATTGGTCTGGAGAGTTAGAGTATTTTACGCCTTCCATCCTATGCACTGAAAATAACTCTATACCGGTAATGCTCGCCTCAAGCGTTTCATTTTCACCAACAGTAATTATTTTTTGATCATCTGTGCCATTATATTTAACCTTATCACCGACTATTTCAAAAGGTGGTTGAGAAACATTATCTCCACCAAACACATATTTCCCATTAAGCTTACTATTAGCTAATTTCATAATGCTATCAAAGATATTATCTACATCTGAAGCCAAAATCGTAGCATAGTCACCACTTAACGCGGAATTCGTATAACGTCCCAAAGTTGTTTGAACACTATTAATCTCATTAGTTAAAGAAAAAAGAATTCCATCAACTGTATCTAGGTTAACTTTAACAGAATTAATGTTACTTAAATATTGACTCATTCTATTGATTCCAGACTTAAAACCCATAATCCTATTAATATTGGTAGGGTCATCAGAAGGCTTGGAGATTTTCTTTAATGAACTCATTTGGTCTTGTGTTTTATATAATACTTGCGAACTTCTAAGAATGTTCTCCAAAACATTATTAGCCATCATACCATTGGTTATTCTCATTGCTTCCCCCCCTTATACCATATTAATCAATGTGTCTAAAACCTGCTGGATAACAGACAAATACTTTGCTGAAGCCTGATAAGCATGCTGAAAACGAACCATGTCTGCCATTTCTTCATCTATTGAAACACCGGACACCTCAGCTATCTGATTGTTAAGCTGGCTGATTATGTCTTTATTTGTTTGTAAATAATTTGTAGCTGCTAGAGTGTTCACTCCTAAATTGGATATTAAGTTTTGATAGAATTTGCTAATTGAAGTTGTTCCAGAATCAAAAACACCCTGATCTCTTAGCTGACTAATGGCTAAGGCATTATTTCCGTTCCCTTCAACATTACTAATCGTTGAGGAGGCTGCAATTAAAGAACCATTTCTTGTTATAAAATCGCTTACCTTAATATCATTAGCACTTGTGCCTTCAAAAAGATTACCTCCTGGATTACCTTGAAGGTCATAACCTGCGCGATGAATTTGGTTTACTTTTTCAATCAACACAGACGCTATTTGATTTAATTTATCAATAAAACCAACAATACCTTCATCCCTTGCCTGCATTAAACCGTAAATCTCTCCACCAGCAATATCTACTCCCCTTAATGTGTCTTCTAAAAATATCCCATACTTAGCTTCTCCGCTCTCTGTAGTCATTTTAGCTTCTAAAAAACTTGACTCAGATTCACTTAATAGAATAACTCCATTAACTGCTATAGTAGCCACACCCCTAGAGTCTTCATAATAATCGGCATCTATTAACTGCACTAAATCGTTAGTAAGCCTTGTTCTCTCGTCCTTTAAGCTTGTCGACGAGCCGGATGCCCCGGCTTTAACTATCTGCGTATTCAAATCACTTAGCCTAGAAATTAAGCTATTTGCTTCCTTTATTTTTAAAGGAACATCTTCATTGAGATTACGTTGCAGATTGTGCAAAGAAGATCTGGTTGTCTGCAAGCTCTTAGCTAATTGGTCTGCAGTAGAAATCACACTCACTCTTGCTCCTGAATCTGAAGGATCTTGTTGAACTGCATGCCAAGAATCAAAAAATGCTTCTAACTTTGCAGATACACCAAAATCGGAGGGCTCATTAAAGATACTTTCTATAGTTGAATAGGCAACTGACTGTTGCGTCCATGATCCATGTTCACCCAGAACATTTCTCATTTGGGCATCGAAAAATTCATTTCTCATCCTCTCAACATTGTAAACACTTACGCCTGTGCCCAGCGAAGCAAAAGGTTTACTGACATTATTAACTGCTATGCTTATTGATTCTGACGGCTTTAGTGATACCTTCTGCCTTGAATAACCGGGAGTATTAGCATTAGCTATATTGTTTCCAATGGTATCCAAAACATAAGCGTTTGCTTGTAGTGCCTTACGTGCTATTTCTATTCCACCTGACATAATTCATCTCCTTTGTTAGGCAACAATATCCATCCAGTTTCTGCTATCGCCCAAAACATTTGTGCTCCCTCTTTTACTATAAACTTGTTGATTATCAGAACGAATGTCCATTACCTTATTCATGATATGTTGGATATATTTAAGCGCATTTTCCATTAACTTTTGATTGCGGTATTGAAGTAACATAATTTCCTTTTTTTGTGACATTAAAACCCCTCTTGATTTAGAAAACTCTTGCTTAAATTGCTCAGGGGAAAAAGCAATAACTTGTTGAAGGGATACAATACTTGAGCTTTCAGAAACAACTATTTTGTTCATGATAGAGCTCATTTCAGTTTGAAGTTCAAATATTTCTGGGGTTAATATTTCTTTTTGATTGGAAACATTTATAAGGCTCTGATGATTTCTTTCAATGAGAGCTTTGTTTTCTTGACGAAGGAGTGTAGTTAAACGTGAGTAGGCAACAACCTGGTTATCCAGGTTAGCTTTTAAATAGTCCCATGCTACTTTCGCCTCTTTGCTCACTTTTTAACATCTCCTCAGCAATTTTTGTAGAGTCAACTGTATAGTTTCCCTCTGCAATGTCTTTTTTTATCTGCTCTATCTTTTTCAAATCAATATCAAAGCTTTTATCATTAAATACTAATTCAAAAGCTCTTTTATTTTCAGCAGCAACTTTGTTTTCTGCAACTGCATCACTACCTTGCTCCTGAACCTTACGTTCTTGTTTTGGTAGTAAAGTTTTCTTTATTTCATCAAAAGCACCGGATTCTAAAATCCTCATTTTTTATCTCCTTATACCTAAATATATTAATAAACATACAATAACATTTGTATTATCGGTATAAAAGAAAAAAACTTTAGCTATTAATTATTTTCTGTACCTCCCCATAATTTTCTGCTGCTTTTTGCTTGTTCGCTAAGCTAGCATTAATCTGTTTAGCAAGTCCAAATCCGCCACCATTTGCAATATTCTGAGCTATCTGTTGATCTAACATATCAACATACATCTCTTCCGCATCACTTTTGCCAAATAAATCAGACTTGGGGATTGTTTTTCTCATTTCTTTTAATAAAAAATGCACAAAAAACCCTTCCAAATCCTTAGACGCTTTGAGGTCTTTAGCTGCTAGCTCACTCTTATTAATATTTGCAACATCCATTATATTCATTAAATTATCTCCAGCTTCGCTTTAACTGCTCCAGCCTCTTTCATCATTTGAAGAATAGAAATAATGTCTCCTGGGGACATACCTATTCTATTTAAAACACTAACAACCTGTTCAATTGTATTTTCTTTTGTTTGCACTATTTCTACGGCTCTGCCTGTTTTGCCCTCTTCTACTGAAATTCTGCTAGTCTCAACTATTGCAGTATCCCCTCCTGCAAAGGCTCCTGGCTGCACAACTTGAGAGCTATTTTTGACTGAAATATTTAAATTTTGATGTGCTACTACAACCGGAGCAATTTTAACTGGACCACCCATAACAATTGCGCCAGTTCTTTCATTGATTATTATTCTGGCAACGCTATCAGTATCAACATCAAGGTCTTCCACCATTGAGATAAGCGATATTTCTCTTCCCACATATTCCGAAGGTACTTTCAAGGAAACTTGAGCAGCACTTACCGCTTTCACGTCCCAATCCTTATTTAGCTTTTCTATTGCATTCTTAATATTCTCAGCGGTGTTAAAGTCTTGTTTATCTAATATCCAAACTAGCTCTCCATTTGTGACTAGCTCTGTAGCCACCGAATTTTCTACAATCGCCCCATTAGGGATAACGCCAGAAGCAACATGATTTTTCATTGATTTACTGCTTTTTCCTTCGACACTGTAACCACCAACTGCTACCGGACCCTGAGCAATAGCATAAACGCCTCCGTTACCTGCCTTCAGTGGAGTAAACAAAAGAACTCCGCCTTTTAGGCTACTCGCCTGACCAAGAGAAGAAACCTGCACGTCGATATTGTCCCCTGGCATATTAAATGCACCTAATTTTGCAGTAACCATAACTACAGCTGTGTTCTTTGATTTAAGATTATCAATATCTAAATTATTTACGCCAAAATTACTCAATAAGTTAGCCACGCCTTGCCTAGCAATTTCGTTGCTTGCGTCATCACCGGTACCCTGTAAGCCAACAACTAAACCATATCCAATCAACATATTTTGTCTATCATTTAGAAGCCTGCAAATATCTTTAACCCTTGTATTCACAACTGGGCTCAGAGAAAAGCTGATTTGTACTATAAAAATTAACAATAAAACTTGTATTTTACGCATTCATTTTCTCCTTAAAAAATCATATTAAATATTTTTGTTACCAAGCCTGGGTCATTAACATTATTGATTTCACCATCACGCTTAAAATCTATTTGCGAATTAGCTAAATACCTGGAAGACACCATATTGCCTTTACTAATATTTTCTGGTCTAACAATCCCTTTAACGTAAAGATATTGCTTATCATTATTGATATTGACTACCTTGCTTCCCTCAACAACTAGTTCACGGTTTTCTAAAACCTCAATTACTCTAACCGTAACTTCCGCTTTAAACTCACCAAGCGTGTTTTGCTTTCCCTCAGCCTCAAAAGAACTTTTGTTCGGTATGCCTGTAGCAGAATCAACAAATCCGGCATAACCTGTACCTGGACCAAAAGATATACTACTGGCGTTCTTAATAGTACTCCCACTGCTTTGTGTATTTTTTACATATTCCTCGACGATGACAGTTAGGCTATCCCCAACTTTTTTTGCTATATGATCATTAAAAAGCCCTACATTCTCGCCCTTCCATAATGACTCAGCTTGGCATGTAAACATAAACATAATTATTAAAAAAAACTTTAATGCTCTCTTCATGGTTTCCTCCTTAACCCTTTATCTCCAACATCCCTGTTCCCTGAACAACTGCGAATAATTTTTTCTTATATTGAGAATGCATAACAACTATTGTGTTGCCAATATATCCATCTTCTAGTGCAACAACATTACAACTAAGCTCTACTTCACCTTCTTTAATAACAACTGATACAACATCATTTTTCTTTACTTCTGGTATTTTTTCTAACGCTTCCCTAAGCAGTATGCTGCCTTTCTTTACTGTTCTCAAAAACCTTTGTCCCTTTGCCTCGTCTGCGGTCTTAACCCAATTTTTGCCAGCATCAAAAAGGGCAGTGACTTCTTCAACTCTGCCCTCAGCGATGCTTGAGTCAAACTCTCTATTGCTAACAGCGGTTTCTTTCAGAACTAACACATTATCAAACACTCTTACTTTTGCTAAATACCTTAAGCTCGTTTTCTTTCCATCGACAACAGCGTTAACATTAACAACTGTTATTCCTGGCTTAATCTCCAGTGAATCTATGCTTACGCCTTCTTGAGATACTTTCTCGGCACCATAGGGAGATTGAATAATCTCAATATTGAAGCTCTTAAACTCTGACAATTGTCCTATTGTTTGTTTATTAACCATCTCCTGTATATAGGACGGCTCTATCGCAAACCCAAGACACATCAAGAAAAGAAATACACTATATTTCATTCACTTACCTTTTTAAATTATTTGTCATTGATAACAATTCGTCAGATGTTTGAATCGCTTTGGAGTTAATTTCATAAGACCTCTGAGCGATAATCATCTTAATCATCTCTTCCGCAATATCCACATTGGAACCCTCTAAATAACCTTGAGCGATAGTCCCCAAACCATCTAAGCCTGGCGTACTCTCTATCGGACTACCAGAAACAGGTGTTTCCTTCAAAACATTTCTACCTTGGCTCTCTAATCCTGCAGGGTTGGGGAAATCAATTAAATATATTTGACCTACTTCTTCATTCGCTATTGAGCCTGCTTTAGAGACACTCACTTTACCTTCTGGACTTATAAATATCTCTTCAGCATCATTAGGAATCTGAAGCGTTGGCTCCAACAGGAACCCATCAGGAGTGCTAATATAGCCTTCTCCATCTTTTTTTAAAATACCAGCACGAGTATAACCAATAGTGCCATCGGGCAATCGCACCTGTAAAAAGCCTGAACCTTCTATGGCTAAATCTAAATCATTTCCAGTTTGTTGAAAACTACCACCAGTGTAAACCTTTGGCACCCCTGTACTTCTTACGCCTAAACCAACCTGAACAGGTGGTCCTTGCTGGTCTGCATTATAATAATTATTTGTTATACTTAATTTTTGATACATTAAATCCTCAAAATCTACTCTAGATTTTTTGAACCCAGTTGTATTAACGTTCGCAAGATTGTTAGCTATAACATCAATATTTAATTGTTGAGCCATCATCCCTGTTGCTGATATCCACATTGATCTTGTCATTTACTATGCCCCTTTCTAGACTTTTACTTAAACAGCGCCAACTTGCGCAATAACCTTACCAGTCATCTCGTCTTGCATCTGCACTAATTTCTGCTGCGTTTCAAATTGTCTTAACGAATCCAACAAGGAAATCATCTCGATCATTGCATTGGACTGATTCACATTAGAATCTTCTAAATATTTCTGTTTAATTACTGCTTCTGATGGCTTTTCTTCTACTTCTTCTGAAGCTTGAAAGAGCGTATTACCAACCTTTCTTAGTTGGCTTTTATCTTCTATATCAACCACACTCATCTGCCCCATCAACTGATTCTTTGAATTAAAAATTCTACCTGTTTCATCAATAATTATATTGGTATCCTCTAGAGTTATTGGTCCACTTGAACCTACTACTGGGTTGCCTCCAATCAGAAGTCGCTTCTGACTATCTAAAGACAAAACCCCTCTTCTGGTATAAGCGACAGTATCATCTGGCATGGTCACTTTAAAAAACCCATCACCACTAATAGCCACATTTAAATCATCAGCTGTAAACTTAAATCCACCTGATGAAAAATCTGTAGTAACACTGACATTATGTGGAACTGAATATTTTTCTGTTGGATTATAAAGTCTGCTAGCAATAATATCTTTAAAGGAAGTGTTATACGCTTTGTCTCTTTTATAGCCGACTGTGTCTAGATTAGCAATGTTATTGGAAGTAATGTCGATAGTATCTCTGTTGAGATCCATTGCCCTTGCACTAATTAATAGCGATTCCCTCATTAAAGACCACTCTCCCTAGTTTCTTATGAGAAGTATAAAAACTTTTTAGAGAAATTGCCTCCGACAAGCGGGCCAGCCAATTTTCTACTTCTCTGTACATCCTACTTTTTAGTTTTAACCTAACAAGAAACAATGTCAAGCACACCAAACAAAAATTTTATTAAAATCTGACTTTATCTATTAATTCTTGTAGTTTTTTTACTGTAACATGTGTATATAATTGTGTCGTCTGTAAACTAGAGTGCCCTAATAATTCCTGAACTATCCGTAAATCTGCCCCGTTATTTAAAAGCGAAGTAGCAAAAGAATGCCTTAATGTATGTGGCGTGATTTCTTTTCCTAAATGTGAGCTTATCTGCTGAAACAAACGTTGCACGCTTCTAACTGTTAGCCTACCTCCTTT
Coding sequences within:
- a CDS encoding flagellin, which translates into the protein MKINNNIAALNAWRNLGISEAGMSSSLEKLSSGYRINRGADDPAGLLISEKLRSQITGLNQAISNANDAVSMVQTAEGALTEMNTMLNSIRGLAVHAANTSANDASSIAADQTAVNKAVESIQRIATTTKFAGKLLLNGSATNATITGKTGTLASGSEGITVAIANDRELTLAGVTALLGNDKSGDVSVIVTSAATAALASSTVSVAPAGLFISGLATLTLANLSGASIAIAIASSTNMTMVDLASAINVAQATTGITASLVGLGGYLKLTTAAGDYGFTITTEGTAAVAASLVAALGLGVANATTTAVIGSNIVGELKYGTNVVSLVGRATNASGLSSFTSVQSGWTGLTLTLDAARAANTNVAQQATFLLDKNGEKLKFSLTPDASSADIITYGISNLQIGKLGVTSADGVYNATGTYSGLEAITTNGRYNLTDDAEKAVAIIDQAVSDVSSERSRLGSFQKFTLESTINNLGVTRENLTASESRIRDVDMAQEMMSFTKNQILVQAGTAMLAQANQVPSSVLQLLQG
- the csrA gene encoding carbon storage regulator CsrA, with the translated sequence MLVLTRKLNQEIIIQDNITVKILEISESGVKIGIQAPKSISVHRQEVYEEIQAENTRAAKTPLKFDIKGFIKGVA
- a CDS encoding flagellar assembly protein FliW, whose product is MKVKTLRFGELEAKDEDVIVFPKGPLGFEGYKSWILVDNGLLGWLQSAEDESLAFVVGNPFEFYGDYQFEISAKEMTELGIRSKEEVNVLSIVSVPPNVEEMTINLLAPIVVNSKTKQAKQVILSNNDYTVRHFVYADLLTSMKKKEVASA
- the flgL gene encoding flagellar hook-associated protein FlgL; the encoded protein is MRITNGMMANNVLENILRSSQVLYKTQDQMSSLKKISKPSDDPTNINRIMGFKSGINRMSQYLSNINSVKVNLDTVDGILFSLTNEINSVQTTLGRYTNSALSGDYATILASDVDNIFDSIMKLANSKLNGKYVFGGDNVSQPPFEIVGDKVKYNGTDDQKIITVGENETLEASITGIELFSVHRMEGVKYSNSPDQSLYAAPTSDTISITVGGNTTDITIGYDSTKGMTLQNVVDSINQSGAEVNARVEQTADGYRLKMVSQYLGSDGEINLEDKMPGGVFEKFGLLNSGGDFVGIQNVPKGGVLSTILSIKNKIQSGNEDIAQEIEDLAIGRDNVIKAHALVGIYTKRMEERESFLIDQQIQQKTLTSSIEDVDLAELMMEYNQQMIAYQSALNVGAKIMGRTLLDYL
- the flgK gene encoding flagellar hook-associated protein FlgK is translated as MSGGIEIARKALQANAYVLDTIGNNIANANTPGYSRQKVSLKPSESISIAVNNVSKPFASLGTGVSVYNVERMRNEFFDAQMRNVLGEHGSWTQQSVAYSTIESIFNEPSDFGVSAKLEAFFDSWHAVQQDPSDSGARVSVISTADQLAKSLQTTRSSLHNLQRNLNEDVPLKIKEANSLISRLSDLNTQIVKAGASGSSTSLKDERTRLTNDLVQLIDADYYEDSRGVATIAVNGVILLSESESSFLEAKMTTESGEAKYGIFLEDTLRGVDIAGGEIYGLMQARDEGIVGFIDKLNQIASVLIEKVNQIHRAGYDLQGNPGGNLFEGTSANDIKVSDFITRNGSLIAASSTISNVEGNGNNALAISQLRDQGVFDSGTTSISKFYQNLISNLGVNTLAATNYLQTNKDIISQLNNQIAEVSGVSIDEEMADMVRFQHAYQASAKYLSVIQQVLDTLINMV
- the flgN gene encoding flagellar export chaperone FlgN, yielding MSKEAKVAWDYLKANLDNQVVAYSRLTTLLRQENKALIERNHQSLINVSNQKEILTPEIFELQTEMSSIMNKIVVSESSSIVSLQQVIAFSPEQFKQEFSKSRGVLMSQKKEIMLLQYRNQKLMENALKYIQHIMNKVMDIRSDNQQVYSKRGSTNVLGDSRNWMDIVA
- a CDS encoding flagellar biosynthesis anti-sigma factor FlgM, translating into MRILESGAFDEIKKTLLPKQERKVQEQGSDAVAENKVAAENKRAFELVFNDKSFDIDLKKIEQIKKDIAEGNYTVDSTKIAEEMLKSEQRGESSMGLFKS
- a CDS encoding rod-binding protein, translated to MNIMDVANINKSELAAKDLKASKDLEGFFVHFLLKEMRKTIPKSDLFGKSDAEEMYVDMLDQQIAQNIANGGGFGLAKQINASLANKQKAAENYGEVQKIINS
- a CDS encoding flagellar basal body P-ring protein FlgI, producing MRKIQVLLLIFIVQISFSLSPVVNTRVKDICRLLNDRQNMLIGYGLVVGLQGTGDDASNEIARQGVANLLSNFGVNNLDIDNLKSKNTAVVMVTAKLGAFNMPGDNIDVQVSSLGQASSLKGGVLLFTPLKAGNGGVYAIAQGPVAVGGYSVEGKSSKSMKNHVASGVIPNGAIVENSVATELVTNGELVWILDKQDFNTAENIKNAIEKLNKDWDVKAVSAAQVSLKVPSEYVGREISLISMVEDLDVDTDSVARIIINERTGAIVMGGPVKIAPVVVAHQNLNISVKNSSQVVQPGAFAGGDTAIVETSRISVEEGKTGRAVEIVQTKENTIEQVVSVLNRIGMSPGDIISILQMMKEAGAVKAKLEII
- a CDS encoding flagellar basal body L-ring protein FlgH, which produces MKRALKFFLIIMFMFTCQAESLWKGENVGLFNDHIAKKVGDSLTVIVEEYVKNTQSSGSTIKNASSISFGPGTGYAGFVDSATGIPNKSSFEAEGKQNTLGEFKAEVTVRVIEVLENRELVVEGSKVVNINNDKQYLYVKGIVRPENISKGNMVSSRYLANSQIDFKRDGEINNVNDPGLVTKIFNMIF
- the flgA gene encoding flagellar basal body P-ring formation chaperone FlgA; this encodes MVNKQTIGQLSEFKSFNIEIIQSPYGAEKVSQEGVSIDSLEIKPGITVVNVNAVVDGKKTSLRYLAKVRVFDNVLVLKETAVSNREFDSSIAEGRVEEVTALFDAGKNWVKTADEAKGQRFLRTVKKGSILLREALEKIPEVKKNDVVSVVIKEGEVELSCNVVALEDGYIGNTIVVMHSQYKKKLFAVVQGTGMLEIKG
- the flgG gene encoding flagellar basal-body rod protein FlgG, with the translated sequence MTRSMWISATGMMAQQLNIDVIANNLANVNTTGFKKSRVDFEDLMYQKLSITNNYYNADQQGPPVQVGLGVRSTGVPKVYTGGSFQQTGNDLDLAIEGSGFLQVRLPDGTIGYTRAGILKKDGEGYISTPDGFLLEPTLQIPNDAEEIFISPEGKVSVSKAGSIANEEVGQIYLIDFPNPAGLESQGRNVLKETPVSGSPIESTPGLDGLGTIAQGYLEGSNVDIAEEMIKMIIAQRSYEINSKAIQTSDELLSMTNNLKR
- a CDS encoding flagellar hook basal-body protein — protein: MRESLLISARAMDLNRDTIDITSNNIANLDTVGYKRDKAYNTSFKDIIASRLYNPTEKYSVPHNVSVTTDFSSGGFKFTADDLNVAISGDGFFKVTMPDDTVAYTRRGVLSLDSQKRLLIGGNPVVGSSGPITLEDTNIIIDETGRIFNSKNQLMGQMSVVDIEDKSQLRKVGNTLFQASEEVEEKPSEAVIKQKYLEDSNVNQSNAMIEMISLLDSLRQFETQQKLVQMQDEMTGKVIAQVGAV